The Euzebya sp. sequence CCAGGATGCAGGCGATCCACGCCGGCTGCCCGAGGGCCAGGCCGACGACGCCGAGGACGACCAGGGCCGACGCGGCCACCCCGACGCCGACGACGCTCTCGGAGTCCACAGTCCGCTCCACCAGCCGCGCCTCCCGGCACCGCCGGTCGACCGCATCGGTGAACGCCCGCCGCGCCGTCCGCCACGCCTGCGGGTCGCGCGCCGCCCGGTCGACCAGCTCCTCGACGGACACCGACGGTCCGCCGGCGAACATCCACACCACCAGCGCCTGCTCGTGGGCGGTCAGCCCTGCCCCCCCGACGCGTTCCGCGACCTCCGGCGAGGCGGTCCACCGCCCCTCCTCGGCCGACCAGGTGACCAGACCGCGCCCGTGCAGGTCGACCAGCGTGGCGACCAGGTCGTCGGCGTCCGGAGCGCCCCGCCGCAGCAGCCAGGCGACCTCCGCGGGCGTCTGGTCGGTCGGGGCGGCGGTGACGAGGGCGTCGAAGGTGATCGGGGGCTCGTCGGGGAGCCGCCGGTGGCCGACGACCCAGATCGCGACGGCGGCCGCGGCCACGAGGAGGGGGATCCACCACGGCCCGCCGCCGCGGATCCGGTCCACCATCCCCTCGCCCATGCCGGCCAGGACGGACCGGTCGTCCACGACGCCGTCCGCCAGCGCGGCGGACGGCAGGGCGGCGTGGACGGCCAGGTGGTGGTGGGCGGGGACGGAGCCGAGCTCGATCCGGACCCCGGCGTCGCGGGGCAGCACGGTCGGCGTGGCCCCCGGCGCGTCGACTTCGACCGCCGCGGGTGGCGCCCCCCGGTCGGCGGTGAGGGCGTCCCAGGTGATGTCGACGTCGACGCCGGACAGCGAGATGGCGTTGCGGTCGTCCGCGACCTCCCAGCTCAGCTCCACGCCGTCCCGGCCGGCGCTGGCGGTGGAGAACAGGTCGTACGTGAGCACGACGACCGCCGAGGGGTCGTCCAGCGGCACGGTGACGGCCAGCCCCTCCGCGAGCTGCACGTCGCGGTGGGCCAGCGGAGCCCCGGTCCCGTCCCGCACCTCACCCAGCGCGATCCCGCCCGGTGCGGGGATGACCCGGGTGACCGCGCCGGCGTGCTCGGTGACCACCAGCTCCTCGGTGACGCCGAGGACGCCGCCGGGGGTCAGCGCCGCCGTGGTCGACACGGTGGCCGCGGCGTCGACGGACCGCTCGACCCGCTCACCCGCCCAGTAGAGGCCGGTGGCGGCCGCGGCGATCACGACCAGCGCCGCGATCGCGATGCGGACCGCGAGCGGCGTCGGGCCGCCGATCACGGGGCCCGTCCGACCTGGTCGTCGGGGCCGGTGTGCCCCGCGCCCAGCCCGAGCAGCGAGGCGGCGACCCCGTCGTCGGCGTCGGACACCGCGCGGTCGTACTCGCCCTCGCGCTGCTGCTGGCTGTGGATCAGCCCGATCCGGCTCGTGGCCAGCAGCGACACCAGGCTCGCCACCAGGACCGGCGGCAGGATCGCCAGCCCCGCGATCTCGCTGACCACCAGCGTCGACCCGAGCGGGGTCTTGGTGACCCCGACGACGCTCGCCGCCATCAGGGCGGTCATCGTGATCGTCGGGTCGGTGCCGAGCACGTCGGACCCGACCAGGCCCAGCGCGGCCCCGACGAAGAACAGCGGGATGATGAACCCGCCCCGCCACCCGGCCGTCGTGATCAGGGCCGACCCGACGAGCTTGCCGACCGCCGCGAGGAGCAGCACGCCGACGGCCGGCCCGGTCGCCACGACCTCGTTGAGCTGCTCCTCCCCGAAGGTGAGCGCGAACGGCGTCAGCAGCCCCAGCAGCCCGAGTGCCACCCCGCCGACGACGGGCCGGACGGCGGGTCCGATGCGCCGCAGGACCGCGCGGAACCCGACGACGAGGTAGGTGAACGCCACCGCGATGCCGGCGCCGACCAGCCCGGCGGCGATGCCGACGGCGAAGTCGACCACCTCGAGGCGGTGGGCCGGCGGGAGCAGCAGGTACGGCTGCAGGCCGAGGCCGGTGATCGCGGCGAAGACCGCGTACCCGGTCACCGCGCCGAGGAGGCCGGGCACCAGC is a genomic window containing:
- a CDS encoding chloride channel protein, which produces MDIPSRPIAGSRRDRIRAVVGELLLGASGRILRLVVAVGMLSGLAAAAFVAALSVLTDLIGPERWGGGWQVLVLGATGVLIGLAITYLGNPGDVELLVGNIHVAGGRDDIRDLRSLLPVSLIGVAAGSAIGPEAPLVQTTGSIGSWFALRLRLDEHDLRLLTIAGMSAGFTVLLGAPIGSSLFALEILHRRGLEYYEALVPGLLGAVTGYAVFAAITGLGLQPYLLLPPAHRLEVVDFAVGIAAGLVGAGIAVAFTYLVVGFRAVLRRIGPAVRPVVGGVALGLLGLLTPFALTFGEEQLNEVVATGPAVGVLLLAAVGKLVGSALITTAGWRGGFIIPLFFVGAALGLVGSDVLGTDPTITMTALMAASVVGVTKTPLGSTLVVSEIAGLAILPPVLVASLVSLLATSRIGLIHSQQQREGEYDRAVSDADDGVAASLLGLGAGHTGPDDQVGRAP